In a single window of the Drosophila albomicans strain 15112-1751.03 chromosome 3, ASM965048v2, whole genome shotgun sequence genome:
- the LOC117570619 gene encoding uncharacterized protein LOC117570619 isoform X1, protein METHMENGDNVEMNNMLCDLIDIHKVSGNEDALQRVLRSIYSLLDSNNDVKFSTKLFDKLISVVIVDLGDANVTHERIAKVLDAVRIHARQSPASGSYLVRKLSSIALCEPTNIGGGDQLVPLHPYAGQIMEHFLDDFVRELGLKTACSPQLFVVLQRLLQSELGENRKVAYAIMRKLLGIVERCKENPGTSQLEAMQCMQPHWTAYIVIMEQLEKPESHLVLPMLSGNLPRFVASSYDDNWLRWLRILYIRLLENQNTLVVRWTIEYLLMYSTINELRRVDLLDLFLDSTNKAELYDAEDYFLPEVNIKMFVQNSGTLQFLEALVAVSWQSLPLLHWLRSMQPRQPHISKSLLLKICGRIKSLQHENLRYEAQNRMFDIFEPTIESLSLGDYIQFIKALCDSFCRDHKRFTAKIASCTNILDEMVYFDKSVFMMIYRGDVNIGIELHKQMSKLPKVQHGWWRLFSFFFSLKLELETEKSEILKFYHKEYELDIEIFENMADLKDLQRYVNDKLNCESEEEISFVMHRCVDWFTTEKITKWSQIEELNLNPHELVAQGTILTVQRVASLLNDVESRFNDESILKVLMNFLRQYPDSVLIAAGLVKYAATFMPPEESEQILSDVLEVSQFLNFSVVSCIKSVPIPLIIRGIISGSPLSGAKCIEYGYLISQYNYFFTSCRKRDSYINFVIDRRSDIIAVIDELLRINNQMVQSNVIYLENSKDHRIKMRIARALLRITFKNPGYWSDQLWDVVLALDEHENIKYMFECLVARCLPSVDVLLNRLIQLDALESSQQISLISVLHIYCLNKYNHVKPEQLQRIIDLLLPQTMSNDFETRLFTQLILHRLLQQFEDSNIKLPGVTNMKNAIEGNLGDKLQEYEDEGRLLLPKICYQTPDGLQAADFILYMTYAPCDEYFADSLRPNIKLKSELAKFRNIVREKGEIQFSLS, encoded by the exons ATGGAAACTCACATGGAAAATGGCGATAATGTCGAAATGAATAATATGCTGTGTGATCTGATAGATATCCATAAGGTGAGTGGCAATGAGGATGCACTACAGCGTGTCCTGCGAAGCATCTACAGCCTGTtggacagcaacaacgatgTCAAGTTCAGCACAAAGCTATTCGATAAGCTCATCTCAGTGGTGATTGTCGATCTGGGCGATGCCAATGTCACCCATGAGCGAATCGCCAAAGTGCTCGACGCCGTCAGGATACATGCACGACAATCTCCCGCATCCGGATCGTATTTAGTCCGTAAGCTCTCGTCCATAGCACTGTGTGAACCCACTAACATAGGGGGTGGTGATCAGCTGGTGCCACTGCATCCATATGCTGGCCAGATAATGGAGCATTTCTTGGATGATTTTGTGCGAGAATTGGGCTTGAAAACCGCCTGTTCCCCGCAGCTATTTGTAGTACTGCAACGACTGCTGCAGTCGGAGTTGGGAGAAAATCGTAAAGTGGCATATGCTATAATGCGAAAGCTGTTGGGAATTGTTGAGAGGTGCAAAGAAAATCCGGGGACATCTCAGCTGGAGGCCATGCAGTGCATGCAGCCCCATTGGACGGCGTATATAGTGATAATGGAGCAACTGGAGAAGCCCGAATCGCATTTGGTGCTTCCCATGCTAAGTGGCAATCTGCCACGATTTGTGGCAAGCAGCTATGATGACAATTGGCTTCGCTGGCTGCGTATTCTCTACATTCGTCTGCTCGAGAATCAGAATACTTTGGTCGTACGCTGGACCATCGAATACCTTCTTATGTACTCCACCATTAATGAGCTGCGTCGCGTGGACTTATTGGATTTGTTTCTCGACTCCACCAACAAGGCGGAGTTGTATGATGCTGAAGATTATTTTCTGCCGGAGGTAAATATTAAGATGTTCGTCCAGAATAGTGGCACCTTGCAGTTCCTCGAGGCTTTAGTGGCCGTGTCCTGGCAGAGTCTGCCTCTGCTTCATTGGCTGCGCAGCATGCAACCACGACAGCCGCATATTTCCAAGAGTCTGTTGCTCAAAATCTGTGGACGCATCAAGTCTTTGCAACATGAGAACCTACGCTATGAGGCTCAAAACAGAATGTTTGACATATTTGAA CCCACAATCGAGAGTTTATCGCTTGGCGATTATATACAGTTTATAAAGGCACTTTGCGATAGTTTCTGCAGGGATCACAAACGTTTTACAGCAAAAATCGCGAgttgcacaaatattttggaTGAAATGGTTTATTTCGACAAATCTGTTTTTATGATGATTTATCGCGGAG atGTCAATATTGGAATTGAGCTGCACAAGCAAATGAGTAAATTGCCAAAGGTTCAACATGGTTGGTGGCGTCTTTTCTCGTTTTTCTTCAGTTTAAAACTGGAATTGGAAACTGAAAAATCTGAAATACTCAAATTTTATCATAAGGAATACGAGCTAGATATAGAGATATTTGAGAATATGGCGGACCTCAAAGATTTGCAGCGATATGTGAAtgacaaattgaattgcgaGTCTGAGGAGGAAATATCTTTTGTTATGCATCGATGTGTCGATTGGTTCACTACTGAGAAAATCACGAAATGGTCACAAATTGAGGAACTAAATTTAAACCCGCATGAACTCGTTGCTCAAGGGACAATTCTAACTGTGCAGAGAGTTGCATCCTTATTGAATGACGTTGAATCACGATTCAATGATGAAAGTATTCTGAAGGTATTAATGAACTTTCTAAGACAGTATCCGGATAGTGTTTTAAT TGCTGCGGGTCTTGTTAAATATGCTGCTACTTTTATGCCTCCAGAAGAAAGTGAGCAAATCTTGAGCGATGTGCTTGAAGTCAGCCAGTTCTTGAACTTCAGCGTTGTGAGTTGTATAAAGAGTGTGCCGATACCACTGATAATCCGAGGAATCATTTCGGGCAGTCCTCTATCTGGCGCTAAGTG CATCGAATATGGTTATTTGATTAGTcagtataattattttttcacaAGCTGCCGGAAACGGGATAgctatataaattttgttatcGATCGAAGATCAGACATTATCGCAGTGATCGATGAACTCTTACGCATAAACAATCAGATGGTTCAGAGTAATGTGATTTACCTAGAAAATTCGAAGGATCATCGTATTAAAATGCGTATTGCCAGAGCCTTGTTGAGGATTACGTTCAAGAATCCGGGCTATTGGTCAGATCAGTTATGGGACGTAGTGCTAGCATTGGACGAACATgagaatatcaaatatatgttCGAATGTCTGGTGGCTCGATGTCTGCCTAGTGTGGATGTGTTGTTGAATCGACTAATTCAGTTAGATGCTCTTGAATCGAGTCAGCAGATCTCCCTAATTTCAGTGCTGCACATATATTGCTTGAACAAGTATAATCACGTCAAACCGGAGCAGTTGCAGAGGATTATTGATCTGCTATTACCGCAAACAATGAGCAACGATTTCGAGACTCGTCTGTTCACCCAACTAATTTTACACAGGTTACTGCAACAATTCGAGGATAGCAA tataaaGCTGCCGGGCGTTACAAATATGAAGAATGCCATTGAAGGTAATCTGGGCGACAAACTACAGGAATACGAAGATGAAGGTCGACTTTTACTACCCAAGATTTGCTATCAGACTCCAGATGGTTTGCAAGCAGCAGActtcatattatatatgacCTACGCACCATGTGATGAATACTTTGCCGATTCCTTGCGACCCAATATCAAACTGAAATCAGAACTGGCCAAGTTTCGAAATATTGTTAGGGAAAAAGGGGAAATACAGTTCAGCTTGTCTTAA
- the LOC117570132 gene encoding elongator complex protein 4, with protein sequence MMSFRKRTVQKPIRGTRTSPHTAQVITSSGNPSLDEILGGGLPIGSICLIEEDRFMTHAKVLAKYFLAEGVESNQEIFLGSLDDLPAEVLRRLPKPLTDEEVEQDLRQDQQANKQPADKNGLRIAFRYNDLPLVNSEQTTAKIGHHFNLMEHMDSLMLYFTKITVWDDSHKELEPKEDDPSYKVSDVVVHNDDLISSSKSLDSEPLPPPVDGIADVLPPAPAAVQVPAEADSDITAVNNNNNNNNNNVAMNSSTAYNTISSTTITPTSTTATTTATTTSPEAQPPSVESQFFYNPRYGRLLNKLKQLLQDEGCVSGMSGQKNLYRICLTSLGSPLWYDDNFASDLLKFLTVLRACVRNCTSVCFITMPMHLIAKYDTSLVPKIRQLVDYAIELESFAGSDRETHPAFKEYSGLLHLHKMTALNTLAVHMPETTDLAFKLRRKKFVIEKMHLPPDLQEISEKTAAGDILGTPNCSSGVSINSNISMDF encoded by the exons ATGATGAGTTTTCGCAAACGGACCGTGCAAAAGCCAATCCGGGGCACCCGCACTAGCCCCCACACCGCACAGGTGATAACATCAAGCGGTAATCCGTCGCTTGACGAAATTTTAGGCGGTGGTCTGCCGATCGGTTCGATATGCCTGATTG AGGAGGATCGCTTTATGACGCACGCCAAGGTGCTGGCCAAATACTTCCTGGCCGAAGGTGTGGAGTCCAACCAGGAGATATTCCTCGGCAGTCTGGACGATTTGCCAGCGGAAGTGTTGCGTCGTCTGCCCAAACCGCTGACCGATGAGGAAGTGGAGCAGGATCTGCGCCAGGATCAGCAGGCAAATAAGCAGCCAGCGGATAAGAATGGACTGCGCATTGCGTTCAGGTACAATGATTTGCCGCTCGTCAATTCGGAGCAGACTACGGCGAAGATTGGTCATCACTTCAATTTGATGGAGCACATGGATTCGCTGATGCTCTACTTTACGAAAATCACCGTGTGGGATGACAGCCACAAGGAGCTGGAGCCCAAGGAGGATGATCCTAGCTACAAGGTTTCGGACGTTGTTGTGCACAACGATGATCTGATTAGCTCCAGCAAATCGTTGGATAGCGAGCCACTACCACCGCCCGTTGATGGCATTGCCGATGTATTGCCACCTGCGCCTGCAGCAGTTCAAGTGCCAGCTGAAGCCGATAGCGACATCACTGccgttaacaacaacaacaataataataacaataacgtTGCAATGAACAGCAGCACTGCCTATAATACAATCAGCAGCACCACGATAACACCAACAAGCACAACCGCAACCACAACTGCAACAACCACGTCGCCGGAAGCTCAGCCCCCGTCCGTGGAATCACAATTCTTTTATAATCCCCGTTACGGGCGCCTCCTCAACAAGCTGAAACAACTGCTTCAGGACGAGGGCTGTGTCTCGGGCATGAGTGGTCAGAAGAATTTATACCGTATCTGCCTCACCTCGTTGGGTTCCCCCTTGTGGTATGACGATAACTTTGCATCTGACTTGCTCAAGTTCCTTACCGTCCTTCGCGCCTGTGTGCGCAACTGCACCTCTGTCTGCTTCATCACGATGCCCATGCATCTGATAGCCAAATAC GATACCAGCCTGGTGCCTAAGATACGTCAATTGGTTGACTATGCCATTGAGCTGGAATCGTTTGCCGGTTCGGACCGCGAAACGCATCCAGCCTTCAAAGAGTACAGCGGCTTGCTGCATCTGCACAAGATGACCGCCCTTAATACGCTGGCCGTGCACATGCCGGAGACCACGGATCTGGCATTTAAGCTGCGCCGCAAGAAGTTTGTCATTGAGAAAATGCATCTGCCGCCTG ATCTGCAAGAGATATCGGAGAAGACAGCAGCTGGTGATATTTTGGGGACACCGAATTGCAGCTCTGGTGTGTCCATCAATTCCAATATATCGATGGATTTCTAG
- the LOC117570619 gene encoding uncharacterized protein LOC117570619 isoform X2: METHMENGDNVEMNNMLCDLIDIHKVSGNEDALQRVLRSIYSLLDSNNDVKFSTKLFDKLISVVIVDLGDANVTHERIAKVLDAVRIHARQSPASGSYLVRKLSSIALCEPTNIGGGDQLVPLHPYAGQIMEHFLDDFVRELGLKTACSPQLFVVLQRLLQSELGENRKVAYAIMRKLLGIVERCKENPGTSQLEAMQCMQPHWTAYIVIMEQLEKPESHLVLPMLSGNLPRFVASSYDDNWLRWLRILYIRLLENQNTLVVRWTIEYLLMYSTINELRRVDLLDLFLDSTNKAELYDAEDYFLPEVNIKMFVQNSGTLQFLEALVAVSWQSLPLLHWLRSMQPRQPHISKSLLLKICGRIKSLQHENLRYEAQNRMFDIFEPTIESLSLGDYIQFIKALCDSFCRDHKRFTAKIASCTNILDEMVYFDKSVFMMIYRGDVNIGIELHKQMSKLPKVQHGWWRLFSFFFSLKLELETEKSEILKFYHKEYELDIEIFENMADLKDLQRYVNDKLNCESEEEISFVMHRCVDWFTTEKITKWSQIEELNLNPHELVAQGTILTVQRVASLLNDVESRFNDESILKVLMNFLRQYPDSVLIAAGLVKYAATFMPPEESEQILSDVLEVSQFLNFSVVSCIKSVPIPLIIRGIISGSPLSGAKCCRKRDSYINFVIDRRSDIIAVIDELLRINNQMVQSNVIYLENSKDHRIKMRIARALLRITFKNPGYWSDQLWDVVLALDEHENIKYMFECLVARCLPSVDVLLNRLIQLDALESSQQISLISVLHIYCLNKYNHVKPEQLQRIIDLLLPQTMSNDFETRLFTQLILHRLLQQFEDSNIKLPGVTNMKNAIEGNLGDKLQEYEDEGRLLLPKICYQTPDGLQAADFILYMTYAPCDEYFADSLRPNIKLKSELAKFRNIVREKGEIQFSLS; encoded by the exons ATGGAAACTCACATGGAAAATGGCGATAATGTCGAAATGAATAATATGCTGTGTGATCTGATAGATATCCATAAGGTGAGTGGCAATGAGGATGCACTACAGCGTGTCCTGCGAAGCATCTACAGCCTGTtggacagcaacaacgatgTCAAGTTCAGCACAAAGCTATTCGATAAGCTCATCTCAGTGGTGATTGTCGATCTGGGCGATGCCAATGTCACCCATGAGCGAATCGCCAAAGTGCTCGACGCCGTCAGGATACATGCACGACAATCTCCCGCATCCGGATCGTATTTAGTCCGTAAGCTCTCGTCCATAGCACTGTGTGAACCCACTAACATAGGGGGTGGTGATCAGCTGGTGCCACTGCATCCATATGCTGGCCAGATAATGGAGCATTTCTTGGATGATTTTGTGCGAGAATTGGGCTTGAAAACCGCCTGTTCCCCGCAGCTATTTGTAGTACTGCAACGACTGCTGCAGTCGGAGTTGGGAGAAAATCGTAAAGTGGCATATGCTATAATGCGAAAGCTGTTGGGAATTGTTGAGAGGTGCAAAGAAAATCCGGGGACATCTCAGCTGGAGGCCATGCAGTGCATGCAGCCCCATTGGACGGCGTATATAGTGATAATGGAGCAACTGGAGAAGCCCGAATCGCATTTGGTGCTTCCCATGCTAAGTGGCAATCTGCCACGATTTGTGGCAAGCAGCTATGATGACAATTGGCTTCGCTGGCTGCGTATTCTCTACATTCGTCTGCTCGAGAATCAGAATACTTTGGTCGTACGCTGGACCATCGAATACCTTCTTATGTACTCCACCATTAATGAGCTGCGTCGCGTGGACTTATTGGATTTGTTTCTCGACTCCACCAACAAGGCGGAGTTGTATGATGCTGAAGATTATTTTCTGCCGGAGGTAAATATTAAGATGTTCGTCCAGAATAGTGGCACCTTGCAGTTCCTCGAGGCTTTAGTGGCCGTGTCCTGGCAGAGTCTGCCTCTGCTTCATTGGCTGCGCAGCATGCAACCACGACAGCCGCATATTTCCAAGAGTCTGTTGCTCAAAATCTGTGGACGCATCAAGTCTTTGCAACATGAGAACCTACGCTATGAGGCTCAAAACAGAATGTTTGACATATTTGAA CCCACAATCGAGAGTTTATCGCTTGGCGATTATATACAGTTTATAAAGGCACTTTGCGATAGTTTCTGCAGGGATCACAAACGTTTTACAGCAAAAATCGCGAgttgcacaaatattttggaTGAAATGGTTTATTTCGACAAATCTGTTTTTATGATGATTTATCGCGGAG atGTCAATATTGGAATTGAGCTGCACAAGCAAATGAGTAAATTGCCAAAGGTTCAACATGGTTGGTGGCGTCTTTTCTCGTTTTTCTTCAGTTTAAAACTGGAATTGGAAACTGAAAAATCTGAAATACTCAAATTTTATCATAAGGAATACGAGCTAGATATAGAGATATTTGAGAATATGGCGGACCTCAAAGATTTGCAGCGATATGTGAAtgacaaattgaattgcgaGTCTGAGGAGGAAATATCTTTTGTTATGCATCGATGTGTCGATTGGTTCACTACTGAGAAAATCACGAAATGGTCACAAATTGAGGAACTAAATTTAAACCCGCATGAACTCGTTGCTCAAGGGACAATTCTAACTGTGCAGAGAGTTGCATCCTTATTGAATGACGTTGAATCACGATTCAATGATGAAAGTATTCTGAAGGTATTAATGAACTTTCTAAGACAGTATCCGGATAGTGTTTTAAT TGCTGCGGGTCTTGTTAAATATGCTGCTACTTTTATGCCTCCAGAAGAAAGTGAGCAAATCTTGAGCGATGTGCTTGAAGTCAGCCAGTTCTTGAACTTCAGCGTTGTGAGTTGTATAAAGAGTGTGCCGATACCACTGATAATCCGAGGAATCATTTCGGGCAGTCCTCTATCTGGCGCTAAGTG CTGCCGGAAACGGGATAgctatataaattttgttatcGATCGAAGATCAGACATTATCGCAGTGATCGATGAACTCTTACGCATAAACAATCAGATGGTTCAGAGTAATGTGATTTACCTAGAAAATTCGAAGGATCATCGTATTAAAATGCGTATTGCCAGAGCCTTGTTGAGGATTACGTTCAAGAATCCGGGCTATTGGTCAGATCAGTTATGGGACGTAGTGCTAGCATTGGACGAACATgagaatatcaaatatatgttCGAATGTCTGGTGGCTCGATGTCTGCCTAGTGTGGATGTGTTGTTGAATCGACTAATTCAGTTAGATGCTCTTGAATCGAGTCAGCAGATCTCCCTAATTTCAGTGCTGCACATATATTGCTTGAACAAGTATAATCACGTCAAACCGGAGCAGTTGCAGAGGATTATTGATCTGCTATTACCGCAAACAATGAGCAACGATTTCGAGACTCGTCTGTTCACCCAACTAATTTTACACAGGTTACTGCAACAATTCGAGGATAGCAA tataaaGCTGCCGGGCGTTACAAATATGAAGAATGCCATTGAAGGTAATCTGGGCGACAAACTACAGGAATACGAAGATGAAGGTCGACTTTTACTACCCAAGATTTGCTATCAGACTCCAGATGGTTTGCAAGCAGCAGActtcatattatatatgacCTACGCACCATGTGATGAATACTTTGCCGATTCCTTGCGACCCAATATCAAACTGAAATCAGAACTGGCCAAGTTTCGAAATATTGTTAGGGAAAAAGGGGAAATACAGTTCAGCTTGTCTTAA